The Euphorbia lathyris chromosome 2, ddEupLath1.1, whole genome shotgun sequence genome includes a window with the following:
- the LOC136218540 gene encoding dynein light chain 1, cytoplasmic-like isoform X2, whose protein sequence is MSPDRHIGSAQIDRLQLDLLITEMTLNFGPLGSCKSTLLLALARKLKKELKEFDSTYGPAWLCIVETSFGFYVIHSIGGFLYFSIDKSARRILLVEETNSAVEVADL, encoded by the exons ATGAGCCCAGATAGACATATTGGATCAGCTCAAATTGATCGACTGCAACTAGACCTTCTCATAACAGA GATGACTTTGAACTTCGGACCACTAGGCTCTTGCAAATCAACATTACTTTTAGCTCTTGCACGGAAACTTAAGAAGGAATTAAAG GAATTTGACTCCACATATGGTCCAGCATGGCTTTGCATAGTGGAAACAAGCTTTGGTTTTTATGTTATTCATTCAATAGGAGGCTTCTTGTATTTCTCAATTGACAAG AGTGCACGTAGGATTTTGTTAGTTGAGGAAACAAACTCTGCAGTTGAGGTAGCTGACTTGTAG
- the LOC136218540 gene encoding uncharacterized protein isoform X1, with the protein MSPDRHIGSAQIDRLQLDLLITEMTLNFGPLGSCKSTLLLALARKLKKELKEFDSTYGPAWLCIVETSFGFYVIHSIGGFLYFSIDKVYILLFRTAFEPLDQCLSLYFYVIVVVVVHVVFYFEITECT; encoded by the exons ATGAGCCCAGATAGACATATTGGATCAGCTCAAATTGATCGACTGCAACTAGACCTTCTCATAACAGA GATGACTTTGAACTTCGGACCACTAGGCTCTTGCAAATCAACATTACTTTTAGCTCTTGCACGGAAACTTAAGAAGGAATTAAAG GAATTTGACTCCACATATGGTCCAGCATGGCTTTGCATAGTGGAAACAAGCTTTGGTTTTTATGTTATTCATTCAATAGGAGGCTTCTTGTATTTCTCAATTGACAAGGTTTACATCTTACTCTTTAGGACTGCTTTTGAGCCTTTGGATCAATGTTTATCCTTGTATTTCTATGTTATCGTTGTCGTTGTCGTTCATGTtgttttttactttgaaattaCAGAGTGCACGTAG
- the LOC136218540 gene encoding dynein light chain 1, cytoplasmic-like isoform X3: MSPDRHIGSAQIDRLQLDLLITEMTLNFGPLGSCKSTLLLALARKLKKELKEFDSTYGPAWLCIVETSFGFYVIHSIGGFLYFSIDKLVN, encoded by the exons ATGAGCCCAGATAGACATATTGGATCAGCTCAAATTGATCGACTGCAACTAGACCTTCTCATAACAGA GATGACTTTGAACTTCGGACCACTAGGCTCTTGCAAATCAACATTACTTTTAGCTCTTGCACGGAAACTTAAGAAGGAATTAAAG GAATTTGACTCCACATATGGTCCAGCATGGCTTTGCATAGTGGAAACAAGCTTTGGTTTTTATGTTATTCATTCAATAGGAGGCTTCTTGTATTTCTCAATTGACAAG TTGGTGAATTAA